The Geotrypetes seraphini chromosome 6, aGeoSer1.1, whole genome shotgun sequence genome includes a window with the following:
- the BRF2 gene encoding transcription factor IIIB 50 kDa subunit, with amino-acid sequence MSEPQRCPDCGSADVVEDAHYAQNQLVCSDCGCILTEGLLTHTLTEEGFLQEVRFTDSTGLNESLSKRKLYGLKRVRDLCKVLRLPSTFEDTAVSYYERVFDHPSYHYVNIQKKEILIGGCVYVTCRQHNWPLTIGTICSLIYADQAKFASIYLHMLQTLKLDVPALSLKDLVTAHCKNFRVFQQSSSIPAHFVEGMERVVERTLQIVELASETWLVTGRHPIPIITAAAYLAWQSLCPSKRLSCTLHHFCKLANMDIPPPTRQRLKEIHAVLLKMASQLSWLSVLGISKKTVVQHVGEILQHRTFLLNKSLQDCAEVSQDKSHDLEAEDPGNLAVAVVVETSEAVRQGDLCKKQKAAVKRSFLPPCLTDLKRMRTTASAVERVFTGEEDISDSEIEQYLRTPREMEEFQQAHPWD; translated from the exons ATGTCAGAACCTCAGCGGTGCCCGGACTGCGGTTCCGCAGACGTCGTGGAAGATGCTCATTACGCGCAGAACCAGCTGGTGTGCTCCGATTGCGGCTGTATCCTGACAGAGGGACTCCTCACGCACACGCTCACGGAGGAAGGATTCTTGCAAG AAGTGAGATTTACAGATAGCACCGGCCTAAATGAATCCCTGAGCAAGCGGAAACTATATG GTCTGAAACGTGTGCGTGATCTCTGCAAAGTTCTACGGCTCCCATCAACCTTTGAAGACACAGCAGTGTCCTACTATGAGCGAGTGTTTGATCACCCCTCCTACCACTatgttaacattcaaaagaaagaGATCCTGATTGGGGGCTGTGTATATGTGACCTGCCGCCAGCACAACTGGCCTCTGACAATAGGAACCATTTGCTCCTTGATCTACGCAGACCAGGCAAAATTTGCCAGCATCTACCTCCATATGCTGCAGACACTAAAGCTGGATGTTCCGGCGCTAAGTCTGAAGGATTTAGTAACCGCCCACTGCAAAAA TTTCAGAGTGTTCCAGCAGTCATCTTCCATTCCCGCCCACTTTGTAGAAGGcatggagagagtggtggagaggacTCTGCAAATTGTAGAACTGGCAAGTGAAACCTGGCTAGTCACAGGCCGCCACCCTATACCCATCATTACTGCTGCTGCCTACCTTGCCTGGCAGTCACTGTGCCCTTCAAAGCGTCTGAGTTGTACTTTACATCACTTCTGCAAGCTGGCAAATATGGACATTCCACCACCAACCCGGCAGCGGCTTAAAGAAATCCATGCTGTCCTCCTAAAGATGGCCTCCCAGTTATCCTGGCTGAGTGTGCTTGGCATTAGCAAAAAGACAGTGGTCCAGCATGTTGGAGAAATCCTCCAACATCGTACCTTTCTGCTGAACAAATCCCTACAGGACTGTGCAGAAGTCAGCCAGGATAAAAGCCATGATCTGGAAGCAGAAGACCCTGGAAATTTGGCAGTAGCAGTGGTGGTGGAAACTTCAGAAGCTGTCCGCCAAGGAGACTTGTGCAAGAAACAAAAGGCTGCGGTTAAGAGGTCCTTTCTGCCTCCATGTCTAACAGACCTGAAGAGAATGCGAACCACAGCCAGTGCTGTGGAGCGAGTATTCACTGGAGAGGAGGACATTTCTGATAGTGAAATAGAACAGTATTTGCGCACCCCCAGGGAAATGGAGGAATTTCAGCAGGCACACCCCTGGGACTGA